A genomic window from Neoarius graeffei isolate fNeoGra1 chromosome 5, fNeoGra1.pri, whole genome shotgun sequence includes:
- the lysmd1 gene encoding lysM and putative peptidoglycan-binding domain-containing protein 1 isoform X2 yields MSADKSPPESGAHGLLCGQRAKSYGSLVTSCVSPVRQNRIQHQVQPGETLQGLSLKYGVSMEQIKRANRLYTNDSIFLKKFLSIPVLTDSLSFTNQDELLEEESSHQDQQVLVNNGQTVSASPDVTADISPSDYLKRLDCLINQSKQAAIKTCQEGDKKYRNAIQWKRRKKAQLYSSHTCEIPLCI; encoded by the exons ATGTCCGCGGATAAATCTCCTCCGGAGAGCGGAGCACACGGCCTCCTCTGCGGCCAGCGCGCTAAGTCTTACGGCAGCTTGGTGACGTCGTGTGTCTCACCGGTCCGACAAAACCGAATCCAACACCAAGTCCAACCGGGAGAAACTTTACAAGGATTGTCACTCAAATACGGCGTGTCT ATGGAGCAAATCAAAAGGGCAAACCGACTGTACACCAACGACTCAATATTCCTGAAGAAGTTCCTCTCCATCCCTGTCCTCACTGACTCACTGTCATTTACTAACCAGGACGAGTTGCTTGAAGAGGAATCAAGTCATCAGGATCAACAAGTTCTTGTTAACAATGGCCAAACAGTCTCAGCAAGTCCAGATGTGACTGCAGATATTTCTCCATCAGACTATTTGAAAAGGCTAGACTGCTTGATTAATCAGTCAAAACAAGCAGCCATAAAGACATGTCAAGAAGGAGATAAAAA gtatagaaatgccattcagtggaaaagaagaaagaaagcacaactttattcatcacacacttgtgaaattcctctctgcatttaa
- the lysmd1 gene encoding lysM and putative peptidoglycan-binding domain-containing protein 1 isoform X1, giving the protein MSADKSPPESGAHGLLCGQRAKSYGSLVTSCVSPVRQNRIQHQVQPGETLQGLSLKYGVSMEQIKRANRLYTNDSIFLKKFLSIPVLTDSLSFTNQDELLEEESSHQDQQVLVNNGQTVSASPDVTADISPSDYLKRLDCLINQSKQAAIKTCQEGDKKFSSTEYVQYSNQDSCSSSPVQQAMLGSVPLTITKRTKKLRDREDEIFQL; this is encoded by the exons ATGTCCGCGGATAAATCTCCTCCGGAGAGCGGAGCACACGGCCTCCTCTGCGGCCAGCGCGCTAAGTCTTACGGCAGCTTGGTGACGTCGTGTGTCTCACCGGTCCGACAAAACCGAATCCAACACCAAGTCCAACCGGGAGAAACTTTACAAGGATTGTCACTCAAATACGGCGTGTCT ATGGAGCAAATCAAAAGGGCAAACCGACTGTACACCAACGACTCAATATTCCTGAAGAAGTTCCTCTCCATCCCTGTCCTCACTGACTCACTGTCATTTACTAACCAGGACGAGTTGCTTGAAGAGGAATCAAGTCATCAGGATCAACAAGTTCTTGTTAACAATGGCCAAACAGTCTCAGCAAGTCCAGATGTGACTGCAGATATTTCTCCATCAGACTATTTGAAAAGGCTAGACTGCTTGATTAATCAGTCAAAACAAGCAGCCATAAAGACATGTCAAGAAGGAGATAAAAA gttttcttcAACAGAATATGTCCAGTACAGCAATCAGGACTCCTGCAGCTCTTCTCCGGTTCAGCAGGCCATGTTGGGGTCTGTGCCACTCACTATCACTAAACGTACCAAGAAACTGAGGGACAGAGaggatgagatttttcagctctgA
- the tnfaip8l2b gene encoding tumor necrosis factor, alpha-induced protein 8-like protein 2 B: MENFNSKDFAMKAQKKILSNMANKSVMQMFIDDTSSEILDELYRVSKQYTGNRTEAQKVIKDLVKIVVKVAVLFKHNRFSEDELRLAQTFKKKLHMGAMTVISFHEVEFTFDKAVMAEILNSCRDMMLKLVAVHLTPKSHGRINHVFNHYSDPEFLTQLYNPSGPFKSHLSKICNGLNKLIEEGTL, encoded by the exons ATGGAGAACTTCAACTCCAAAGACTTCGCTATGAAAGCCCAGAAGAAGATTCTCAGCAATATGGCCAACAAGTCAGTCATGCAGATGTTCATTGATGACACCAGCAGTGAGATCCTAGATGAGCTGTACCGTGTCTCAAAGCAGTACACAGGGAACCGCACAGAGGCCCAGAAAGTGATTAAGGACCTGGTTAAAATCGTTGTGAAGGTTGCTGTGCTTTTTAAGCACAACCGTTTCAGTGAGGATGAGCTCCGCTTAGCCCAGACCTTCAAGAAAAAATTACACATGGGAGCCATGACGGTCATCAGTTTCCATGAG GTGGAGTTCACCTTTGACAAGGCAGTGATGGCAGAGATCCTTAACTCATGTAGAGACATGATGCTCAAGCTTGTAGCTGTTCATCTCACACCGAAATCCCACGGACGCATCAACCATGTCTTCAACCATTACTCCGACCCTGAATTTCTCACCCAGCTTTACAATCCAAGTGGTCCCTTCAAGTCCCACCTCAGTAAAATCTGCAATGGACTCAACAAACTGATCGAAGAGGGCACATTATGA